A single region of the Leisingera thetidis genome encodes:
- a CDS encoding DUF1491 family protein, which produces MTRLTAEFWVQAYLARLRLLGIPAFVTSHGDDTAGAVLVKLNTLDGRACALHRTYDLMSGARKWDALADGAETEVDASIRRQREFDPDLWVIEVEDRAGRHLLDEPGLE; this is translated from the coding sequence ATGACCCGCCTCACCGCTGAATTCTGGGTGCAGGCCTATCTGGCCCGCTTGCGGCTGCTGGGCATTCCCGCCTTCGTGACTTCGCATGGCGACGACACGGCAGGCGCGGTGCTGGTCAAGCTCAACACGCTGGACGGCCGGGCCTGCGCTTTGCACCGCACCTATGACCTGATGAGCGGCGCCCGGAAATGGGATGCGCTGGCTGACGGGGCGGAAACCGAAGTCGATGCCTCTATCCGCCGCCAGCGGGAGTTCGACCCCGATCTCTGGGTGATCGAGGTCGAGGACCGGGCAGGCCGCCATCTGCTGGACGAGCCAGGGCTGGAATGA
- the recO gene encoding DNA repair protein RecO — MEWRDHGILLSMRRHGESAAVIDVFTEQHGRHAGVVRGGAGRRMAPILQPGAQLDLNWRARLEDHLGSYHAEPLRSRTAAALSGRLSLAGLNAVTALLSFSLPEREPHPGLYTRSERLLDLLDNEDLWPLAYLHWELALLEEMGFGLDLSVCAVTGRQEELAFVSPKTGRAVSREGAGTWRDRLLPLPPVLRGEGDAGDAEIVQALRTTGYFLEAHLAPSLGNRPVPEARGRLAELLSRRL, encoded by the coding sequence GTGGAATGGCGTGATCACGGCATATTGCTCTCGATGCGCCGCCACGGCGAAAGCGCGGCGGTTATTGATGTGTTCACGGAACAGCACGGCCGCCACGCAGGCGTTGTGCGCGGCGGGGCGGGCCGCAGGATGGCCCCCATCCTGCAGCCGGGCGCGCAGCTGGACCTGAACTGGCGGGCACGGCTGGAAGATCACCTCGGCAGCTACCATGCGGAACCTCTGCGCAGCCGGACTGCGGCAGCGCTGTCGGGACGGCTGTCCTTGGCCGGCCTCAACGCGGTTACGGCGCTGCTGTCCTTTAGCCTGCCGGAACGCGAACCGCACCCCGGCCTCTACACCCGCAGCGAACGCCTGCTGGACTTGCTGGACAATGAGGACCTCTGGCCGCTTGCCTATCTGCACTGGGAACTGGCGCTGCTGGAGGAAATGGGGTTCGGGCTGGATCTCTCCGTCTGCGCAGTGACCGGCAGGCAGGAAGAGCTTGCCTTTGTGTCGCCCAAGACAGGGCGGGCTGTTTCACGTGAAGGCGCCGGGACCTGGAGGGACCGGCTGCTGCCGCTGCCGCCGGTGCTGCGGGGGGAAGGAGATGCCGGGGACGCGGAGATCGTGCAGGCGCTGCGCACCACCGGCTACTTCCTGGAAGCGCATCTGGCGCCCTCGCTGGGCAACCGGCCCGTACCGGAGGCGCGCGGGCGGCTGGCGGAGCTGCTCAGCCGCCGCCTGTGA
- a CDS encoding SGNH/GDSL hydrolase family protein encodes MRLFLFPLLMLLSACASAVPSEQSPRILAMGDSLLAWHSLAGKSISDTVARELQEPVVDRSVSAARIIYKLPISGAAGMNIRKQYTPGKWDWVIVNGGGNDLWLGCGCFACNRKMDKLVSADGRNGAIPGMLSELRATGAKVIYVGYLRSPGVGSLIEHCRDEGNELEARIEKLAALDEGIHFLSLKDMVPFGDRSYHALDMIHPSVKASSEIGRKIAGIIQAN; translated from the coding sequence TTGCGCCTCTTCCTGTTTCCGCTCCTGATGCTGCTCTCGGCCTGCGCTTCTGCGGTCCCGTCCGAGCAATCGCCCCGCATTCTGGCAATGGGGGATTCTCTGCTGGCCTGGCACAGTCTGGCCGGCAAATCCATTTCCGACACGGTGGCGCGGGAACTGCAGGAACCGGTGGTGGACCGGTCGGTTTCCGCCGCGCGGATCATCTACAAGCTGCCGATTTCCGGTGCCGCAGGGATGAACATCCGCAAGCAGTACACCCCCGGCAAATGGGATTGGGTGATCGTGAACGGCGGCGGCAACGACCTGTGGCTCGGCTGCGGCTGCTTTGCCTGCAACCGCAAGATGGACAAGCTGGTCTCTGCCGATGGCCGCAATGGGGCAATTCCCGGCATGCTGTCGGAGCTGCGCGCAACCGGCGCCAAGGTGATCTACGTCGGCTATCTGCGCAGCCCCGGTGTCGGCTCGCTGATCGAGCATTGCCGCGACGAAGGCAACGAGCTGGAAGCCCGCATCGAAAAGCTGGCGGCACTGGACGAAGGCATTCACTTTCTGTCGCTCAAGGACATGGTGCCCTTCGGCGACCGTTCCTACCACGCACTCGACATGATCCACCCGTCGGTCAAGGCCAGCAGCGAAATCGGCCGCAAGATAGCCGGGATCATCCAGGCAAACTAG
- the era gene encoding GTPase Era — protein sequence MTTRAGFVALIGEPNAGKSTLLNRMVGAKVSIVTHKVQTTRARIRGVAMEGDAQLVFVDTPGLFKPRRRLDRAMVAAAWGGAADADVVVLMVEAHRGITEGVETILEGLAEVGTGRTVALAINKIDRVPAEKLLGLAQDLNSRYGFAETFMISAERGHGVDDLRQWLAGKLPESPWLYPEDQIADLPMRMIAAEMTREKLTLRLHQELPYQLTVETEKWEERKDGSARVDQMIYVIRDGHKGIVLGKRGETIKAVSQAARAELEEFLGRKVHLFLQVKVRPNWLEEAERYSEMGLDFKDGN from the coding sequence ATGACCACACGCGCCGGATTCGTTGCCCTGATCGGAGAGCCCAACGCGGGCAAATCGACCCTTCTGAACCGCATGGTGGGGGCGAAGGTCTCGATCGTGACCCACAAGGTGCAGACCACCCGCGCCCGCATCCGCGGCGTGGCGATGGAGGGCGACGCGCAGCTGGTGTTTGTCGACACCCCCGGCCTGTTCAAGCCGCGCCGCCGCCTGGACCGCGCGATGGTGGCCGCCGCCTGGGGCGGCGCTGCGGATGCCGATGTGGTGGTGCTGATGGTCGAGGCGCACCGCGGCATCACCGAGGGCGTCGAGACCATCCTGGAAGGGCTTGCCGAAGTCGGCACCGGCCGCACCGTGGCGCTGGCAATCAACAAGATCGACCGGGTGCCCGCCGAAAAGCTGCTGGGCCTCGCCCAGGACCTGAACAGCCGCTACGGTTTTGCCGAAACCTTCATGATCTCTGCCGAACGCGGCCATGGCGTTGACGACCTGCGCCAGTGGCTGGCGGGCAAGCTGCCGGAAAGCCCCTGGCTCTACCCCGAAGACCAGATCGCCGACCTGCCGATGCGGATGATCGCGGCAGAGATGACCCGCGAAAAGCTGACCCTGCGGCTGCACCAGGAACTGCCCTACCAGCTGACGGTCGAAACCGAGAAATGGGAAGAGCGCAAGGACGGCTCCGCCCGCGTCGACCAGATGATCTATGTGATCCGCGATGGCCACAAGGGCATCGTGCTGGGCAAGCGCGGCGAAACCATCAAGGCGGTCTCTCAGGCGGCCCGCGCCGAACTGGAAGAGTTCCTGGGCCGCAAGGTGCACCTGTTCCTGCAGGTCAAGGTGCGCCCGAACTGGCTGGAAGAGGCTGAGCGCTACTCCGAAATGGGCCTTGATTTCAAAGACGGCAACTGA